A window from Mytilus galloprovincialis chromosome 8, xbMytGall1.hap1.1, whole genome shotgun sequence encodes these proteins:
- the LOC143043746 gene encoding uncharacterized protein LOC143043746 translates to MSTPRNYTCILCSKRPKTRDRRKLIGPNNKSLRKCLQQKFFIEHDKINHANSVICNKCRIRCSREIDTNVRCPIQTTISESINDDTEYVPPAKYARCHPCKSPPSIALPIPSAGGGHSQCVVCKRRGPKLVVVPTNARFNIFLDKLIILTVGARCCPGHLCNEIFLPDALDRISHSQSSSIFNRTDLMDLITQIRDMALRGSKRRIDFDTENALTSSDILNLTGLSKENFNDLCSIVQKGNLRNSRTRSVRTCIGIFLTKLKSGLSNKLLSTLFNLGKDSVRRAIASARKYLSENFVPSNLGFNHISREEVITSHTRPLAQSLFGKGMYPAIIVADGTYIYIQKSSQFKFQRKCYSMHKHRPLVKPMVFVITSGYIISVIGPYYSDGKNNDAQIMKHIIQHDIEEFKKWVAEDDIMIVDRGFRDALDLLQEMGIQTKMPAFNKKGESQLPVEDSNVTRLVTKIRWVVESVNGRIKSWKYLDRVLPNSQIPFVSDYVNIACAIMNKYWPELNTGDSEQDEQLASKMLYLSKQKNLLHEKIIEEGLDKRSCKWQKIDASSAPSFPRLSEEDIKNITVGVYQLKLAPSYTREHLDDDGNYEVFTCDHEENLLCAKIQSRHISSKCYRVWVKYDDISVVGWYCQCKAGSRVVGTWSHVTALIWYLGIGKYTDNIFENCRDWSKYLLDARNLPDPVTVDESDNEEANDEE, encoded by the coding sequence ATGTCAACCCCAAGAAACTATACTTGCATTTTGTgttcaaaaagaccaaaaaccAGAGACAGGCGGAAACTTATTGGACCCAACAATAAATCACTACGTAAATGTTTACAACAGAAGTTTTTCATTGAACATGACAAAATTAATCACGCTAACAGTGTAATATGTAATAAATGCAGAATACGATGCTCTCGAGAAATTGACACAAATGTAAGATGCCCAATACAAACTACAATATCTGAATCAATTAATGATGACACGGAGTACGTCCCTCCAGCAAAGTATGCCAGATGCCATCCATGTAAATCTCCACCAAGTATCGCACTGCCTATACCATCAGCTGGAGGTGGCCACTCGCAGTGTGTTGTGTGTAAACGCCGAGGCCCAAAGCTAGTAGTTGTCCCAACAAACGCTAGATTTAATATCTTTTTAGATAAACTCATTATACTCACAGTTGGTGCCAGATGTTGTCCAGGACACTTGTGCAATGAAATATTTTTACCTGATGCACTTGACAGAATTTCGCATTCGCAGTCCTCGTCCATTTTTAACCGTACTGATTTAATGGACCTTATTACGCAAATCCGAGATATGGCCTTGAGAGGAAGCAAGCGGCGAATTGACTTTGACACAGAAAATGCCCTTACAAGCTCAGACATTTTAAATCTTACTGGCCTTTCTAAGGAAAACTTTAATGACCTATGTTCAATTGTCCAAAAGGGTAATTTACGGAATTCTCGGACTCGTAGTGTCCGGACTTGTATCGGAATATTTCTAACCAAATTGAAGTCCGGTTTATCAAATAAACTTCTATCAACACTTTTTAATCTTGGTAAAGATTCTGTAAGACGTGCTATTGCATCAGCTAGAAAATACTTGTCTGAAAATTTTGTTCCATCTAATCTTGGATTTAATCATATAAGTAGGGAAGAGGTTATAACATCGCATACTCGACCTCTAGCGCAATCACTGTTCGGAAAAGGAATGTATCCAGCAATTATAGTAGCAGATGGTACTTATATCTATATCCAGAAAAGTTCACAATTCAAGTTCCAACGTAAATGTTATAGCATGCACAAACATCGACCACTGGTTAAACCAATGGTCTTTGTAATAACTTCTGGTTACATTATAAGTGTAATTGGACCTTACTATAGCGACGGAAAAAACAACGATGCACAAATAATGAAGCACATCATCCAACATGACATTGAAGAATTTAAGAAATGGGTGGCTGAGGATGATATTATGATTGTTGACCGTGGTTTTAGAGATGCACTTGACTTACTGCAAGAAATGGGTATTCAAACAAAAATGCCAGCTTTTAATAAAAAAGGGGAGTCTCAACTTCCAGTTGAAGACAGCAACGTAACAAGACTTGTTACGAAAATCCGTTGGGTGGTAGAGTCCGTTAATGGCCGCATTAAATCGTGGAAATATCTAGATAGAGTTCTACCAAATAGCCAAATTCCATTTGTGTCTGATTATGTCAACATTGCCTGTGCAATCATGAACAAATATTGGCCAGAACTAAATACAGGGGACTCAGAGCAAGATGAACAATTGGCGTCTAAAATGCTTTATCTTTCAAAGCAAAAAAACTTACTTCATGAGAAAATAATAGAGGAAGGCCTTGACAAACGTTCTTGTAAATGGCAAAAGATTGATGCTTCATCCGCCCCTTCTTTTCCCCGATTATCAGaagaagatataaaaaatattactgttGGAGTCTACCAACTTAAACTTGCTCCAAGTTATACCAGAGAACACTTAGATGACGATGGTAATTATGAAGTTTTTACATGTGACCATGAAGAGAATCTTTTGTGTGCTAAAATACAGTCAAGACATATATCATCAAAATGCTATCGTGTATGGGTTAAATATGATGACATTAGTGTCGTGGGTTGGTATTGCCAATGCAAAGCCGGAAGTCGTGTTGTAGGAACCTGGTCTCATGTTACAGCCTTAATTTGGTATCTTGGTATTGGAAAGTACAcggataatatttttgaaaactgtCGAGATTGGAGCAAATATCTTCTGGACGCTCGTAACCTGCCAGATCCAGTTACTGTTGACGAAAGTGACAACGAGGAAGCAAATGATGAAGAGTGA